A single genomic interval of Nonomuraea rubra harbors:
- a CDS encoding DUF3043 domain-containing protein — MDDTPVPVDDPKPQGKGRPTPKRREAEGKRRQYVSAPKDRKEAYRQMRAKQAAERDRARQGMLAGDERYLPVRDKGPARKFARDWVDSRRLPSQYFLPFSLLILLATWIPWPMAVRAQVLGYVVTIGWPIMMIGVLFTSVYVSWKVKKLVAEKLPGESVKGVGFYAAMRALQIRKLRFPPPQVLPGGKPVPPKR, encoded by the coding sequence GTGGACGACACCCCCGTCCCCGTTGACGATCCTAAGCCCCAGGGTAAAGGTCGTCCCACACCCAAGCGCCGGGAAGCCGAAGGCAAGCGGCGCCAGTACGTCTCCGCGCCGAAAGACCGCAAAGAGGCATACCGGCAGATGCGGGCCAAGCAGGCCGCCGAGCGCGATCGGGCCCGCCAGGGCATGCTCGCAGGTGACGAGCGGTATCTGCCCGTTCGTGACAAGGGCCCGGCGCGCAAGTTCGCGCGCGACTGGGTCGACTCGCGGCGGCTCCCGAGCCAGTATTTCCTGCCGTTCTCGCTACTGATCCTCCTGGCCACGTGGATTCCGTGGCCGATGGCGGTGCGCGCGCAGGTCCTCGGCTACGTCGTCACGATCGGCTGGCCGATCATGATGATCGGCGTGCTCTTCACCTCGGTCTACGTGTCGTGGAAGGTGAAGAAGCTGGTGGCGGAGAAGCTGCCCGGCGAGAGCGTCAAGGGCGTGGGCTTCTACGCGGCCATGCGGGCGCTGCAGATCCGCAAGCTGCGCTTCCCGCCGCCCCAGGTGCTGCCCGGCGGCAAGCCGGTGCCGCCGAAGCGCTAG
- a CDS encoding PspA/IM30 family protein gives MSVMKRLSMIFKSKANKALDKMEDPRETLDYSYQRQLELLQKVRRGVADVATSRKRVELQISGLEKQATRLEEQGRKALSVGREDLAREALQRRSSLQTQMADLKVQHDNLQAEEEKLTTASQRLQAKVDSFRTKKETIKATYTAAEAQTRINEAFSGISEEMGDVGLAIQRAEDKTAQMQARAGAIDELLASGALDDFSGTRGDDIQAELDRMGGGMDVELELARMKAELGQGPAPQSAIEQGQPQQQAQPQPQAQPQQQGGQTQQYRQPGEGA, from the coding sequence ATGAGCGTGATGAAGAGACTTTCGATGATCTTCAAGTCCAAGGCCAACAAGGCCCTGGACAAGATGGAGGATCCGCGCGAGACCCTTGACTACTCCTATCAGCGGCAGCTGGAGCTGCTGCAGAAGGTGCGGCGGGGGGTGGCCGACGTCGCCACCTCGCGTAAGAGGGTGGAGCTGCAGATCTCCGGACTTGAGAAGCAGGCCACGCGGCTGGAGGAGCAGGGCCGCAAGGCGCTGTCCGTCGGGCGCGAGGACCTGGCCCGTGAGGCGCTGCAGCGCCGGTCCAGCCTGCAGACGCAGATGGCCGACCTGAAGGTGCAGCACGACAACCTGCAGGCCGAGGAGGAGAAGCTGACCACGGCTTCCCAGCGGCTGCAGGCCAAGGTCGACTCCTTCCGCACGAAGAAGGAGACGATCAAGGCCACGTACACCGCCGCCGAGGCGCAGACGCGCATCAACGAGGCGTTCTCCGGCATCTCCGAGGAGATGGGCGACGTCGGCCTGGCGATCCAGCGTGCCGAGGACAAGACGGCGCAGATGCAGGCCCGTGCGGGCGCCATCGACGAGCTGCTGGCCAGCGGCGCGCTCGACGACTTCAGCGGCACCCGCGGCGACGACATCCAGGCCGAGCTCGACCGCATGGGCGGCGGCATGGACGTCGAGCTGGAGCTGGCCAGGATGAAGGCCGAGCTGGGCCAGGGCCCGGCGCCGCAGTCGGCGATCGAGCAGGGCCAGCCGCAGCAGCAGGCCCAGCCCCAGCCGCAGGCGCAGCCCCAGCAGCAGGGCGGCCAGACCCAGCAGTACCGCCAGCCCGGGGAGGGTGCATGA
- a CDS encoding aldo/keto reductase family protein, with product MEFRHLGRSGLMVSEISYGNWLTHGSQVEEDAAKQCVQAALDEGITTFDTADVYAGTKAEEVLGRALKGVRRESLEIFTKVYWPTGPGKNDRGLSRKHITESINGSLRRLQTDYVDLYQAHRFDAETPLEETLKTFDDLVRQGKVLYVGVSEWNADQIAQALKIADDMGFDRLVSNQPQYSMLWRVIESEIVPLCEQEGVGQIVWSPIGQGVLTGKYLPGQQPPEGSRATDKSGSAMIARFMNDDVLTRVQELKPIAADLGLSMAQLAIAWVLQNPNVSSAIIGASRPEQVRDNVKAAGVKLEADVLKRIDDVLGSVVERDPSKTQSPRSRP from the coding sequence ATGGAATTCCGTCACCTTGGTCGCAGCGGTCTCATGGTCAGCGAGATCAGCTACGGCAACTGGCTCACCCACGGCTCCCAGGTCGAGGAGGACGCCGCCAAGCAGTGCGTGCAGGCGGCGCTCGACGAGGGCATCACCACGTTCGACACCGCCGACGTCTACGCGGGCACGAAGGCCGAGGAGGTGCTCGGCCGCGCGCTCAAGGGCGTACGCAGGGAGTCGCTGGAGATCTTCACGAAGGTCTACTGGCCGACCGGGCCCGGCAAGAACGACCGGGGCCTGTCCCGCAAGCACATCACCGAGTCGATCAACGGCTCGCTGCGCCGGCTGCAGACCGACTACGTCGACCTGTACCAGGCGCACCGGTTCGACGCCGAGACTCCGCTGGAGGAGACGCTCAAGACGTTCGACGACCTCGTCCGCCAGGGCAAGGTGCTCTACGTCGGCGTGAGCGAGTGGAACGCCGACCAGATCGCCCAGGCATTGAAGATCGCCGACGACATGGGCTTCGACAGGCTCGTGTCGAACCAGCCGCAGTACTCCATGTTGTGGCGGGTCATCGAGTCGGAGATCGTGCCCCTGTGCGAGCAGGAGGGCGTGGGGCAGATCGTCTGGTCGCCGATCGGCCAGGGCGTGCTGACCGGCAAGTACCTGCCCGGCCAGCAGCCGCCGGAGGGCTCGCGCGCGACCGACAAGAGCGGCAGCGCCATGATCGCGCGGTTCATGAACGACGACGTGCTCACCCGCGTGCAGGAGCTCAAGCCGATCGCCGCCGACCTGGGGCTGTCCATGGCCCAGCTGGCGATCGCCTGGGTCCTGCAGAACCCGAACGTCTCCAGCGCCATCATCGGCGCCAGCCGGCCCGAGCAGGTGCGTGACAACGTGAAGGCGGCCGGCGTCAAGCTGGAGGCCGACGTGCTGAAGCGCATCGACGACGTGCTCGGCTCGGTCGTGGAGCGCGACCCGTCCAAGACGCAGAGCCCGCGTTCGCGTCCGTAA
- a CDS encoding SMI1/KNR4 family protein — protein sequence MLKLVRLALTAAILTAIAVRLRRRARMSERPIATQAPAAAPRTRMGLVWAGIAAIVAVTLTAALVPGGTGRATPAPTGPPRAMTPEESRLAALLAQTARQASPQPPATPAPTPAETPDPHCSPAPRPVTVRPIDSKVKRAVDRQWRRIERWLKANAPRTYRTLGAPGRARTIAIAEAQMGVDLPDDLRASLLRHNGSRGMDGFGFGAWFDGAPNLSIRDIRDTWRHMCRFDPTDRGDDPWREFWSGRLIPFLSFAELEDGSAQWAVVDSADGSVGWDDTIAGLAPRMPSYYALMRAVADALEKGTEFDGWRPAVERGVLRWEYAEYGNP from the coding sequence GTGCTGAAGCTCGTTCGGCTGGCGCTCACGGCGGCCATCCTGACCGCGATCGCGGTACGGCTGCGCCGGCGCGCCCGCATGTCAGAAAGGCCGATCGCCACCCAGGCTCCGGCGGCGGCTCCCCGCACGCGGATGGGCCTCGTGTGGGCCGGCATCGCGGCGATCGTCGCGGTGACCCTGACGGCCGCGCTGGTGCCGGGCGGCACGGGCAGGGCCACGCCGGCCCCGACCGGCCCGCCGAGGGCGATGACCCCGGAGGAGTCCAGGCTGGCGGCCCTGCTGGCCCAGACGGCGCGGCAGGCGTCGCCCCAGCCGCCCGCGACACCGGCGCCCACGCCGGCCGAGACCCCCGACCCCCACTGCTCGCCCGCGCCCCGCCCGGTGACCGTGCGGCCCATCGACTCGAAGGTCAAGCGGGCCGTGGACCGGCAGTGGCGGCGGATCGAGCGGTGGCTGAAGGCGAACGCGCCCCGTACGTACCGCACCCTCGGCGCGCCCGGCAGGGCCCGCACGATCGCGATCGCCGAGGCGCAGATGGGCGTGGACCTCCCGGACGACCTGCGCGCCTCCCTGCTGCGCCACAACGGCTCGCGAGGGATGGACGGGTTCGGGTTCGGGGCCTGGTTCGACGGCGCGCCGAACCTCAGCATCCGCGACATCAGGGACACCTGGCGCCACATGTGCCGCTTCGACCCCACCGACCGCGGCGATGACCCGTGGAGGGAGTTCTGGAGCGGCCGGTTGATCCCGTTCCTCTCCTTCGCCGAACTGGAGGACGGCTCCGCGCAGTGGGCCGTGGTCGACTCCGCCGACGGTTCGGTCGGCTGGGACGACACGATCGCCGGCCTGGCCCCGCGCATGCCGTCCTACTACGCGCTCATGCGGGCCGTGGCCGACGCCCTGGAGAAGGGAACGGAGTTCGACGGCTGGCGGCCCGCGGTCGAGCGAGGCGTGCTGCGCTGGGAGTACGCGGAGTACGGCAACCCGTAG
- a CDS encoding bifunctional adenosylcobinamide kinase/adenosylcobinamide-phosphate guanylyltransferase, translating into MKVLLTGTAGSAGWPEPGCRCASCSALPPGHRRPFGLVVDGAIPFPFTDPPTGYRSTAGGLGLAGPDGSRLLCLPRGRPVPAAESARYDVVLIDLLDRPERLGELRRAGQVDEGTTVVAAGLDHRVRSEEELDRRLRLWGALAVPDGTELDVAPGRAAGAARRTVRRALLLGGSRSGKSAEAELRLAAEPYVTYVATGPGGAGDGEWAARVRAHRERRPAHWSTAETTDLVTAIRTATGPLLIDGLGTWVAAVFDEHGAWEEAGERAQVAARCDDLVAAWRQAPEPIVAVSDEVGMGVVPATPSGRAFRDALGRLNERLAAESEYVALVVAGRLVEL; encoded by the coding sequence GTGAAAGTCCTTCTCACCGGTACGGCGGGCAGCGCGGGCTGGCCGGAACCCGGATGCCGCTGCGCCTCCTGCTCGGCCCTGCCGCCCGGCCATCGCCGCCCCTTCGGGCTCGTCGTGGACGGCGCGATCCCGTTCCCCTTCACCGATCCGCCCACCGGCTACCGCTCCACCGCCGGCGGCCTGGGGCTGGCCGGCCCGGACGGCTCCAGGCTGCTCTGCCTGCCCCGGGGACGCCCGGTGCCCGCCGCAGAGTCCGCCAGGTACGACGTGGTGCTGATCGACCTCCTCGACCGTCCTGAACGCCTCGGGGAGCTGCGGCGGGCCGGACAGGTGGACGAGGGGACCACGGTGGTGGCCGCCGGGCTCGACCACCGGGTCCGGTCGGAGGAGGAGCTGGACAGGCGGCTGCGGCTGTGGGGCGCGCTGGCCGTACCCGACGGCACCGAGCTGGACGTCGCACCGGGGCGGGCGGCAGGGGCGGCGCGCCGGACGGTGAGGCGGGCGCTGCTGCTGGGCGGGTCGAGGTCGGGGAAGTCGGCCGAGGCGGAGCTGCGGCTGGCGGCGGAGCCGTACGTGACGTACGTGGCCACCGGGCCCGGCGGCGCGGGCGACGGCGAGTGGGCGGCGCGGGTGCGGGCGCACCGGGAGCGGCGGCCCGCGCACTGGAGCACCGCCGAGACCACCGACCTGGTCACCGCGATCCGCACGGCCACGGGGCCGCTGCTGATCGACGGGCTGGGGACGTGGGTGGCGGCGGTGTTCGACGAGCACGGCGCCTGGGAGGAGGCAGGGGAGCGCGCGCAGGTGGCCGCCCGGTGCGACGACCTCGTGGCGGCGTGGCGCCAGGCTCCCGAGCCGATCGTGGCGGTGTCGGACGAGGTGGGGATGGGCGTGGTGCCGGCGACGCCGAGCGGGCGGGCGTTCAGGGACGCCCTGGGACGGCTCAACGAGCGCCTGGCGGCCGAGTCGGAGTACGTGGCACTGGTGGTCGCCGGCCGCCTCGTC
- a CDS encoding SCO2322 family protein, which produces MLRAYRVVAGVALGVAALLSLPSPVAASPPPDGSARAWGVWLSDGTAWLAAGPGDSPPDGSVVGWRFSVAPDGAAGEPPGGDLPSFEAVCGGDPAGSGHKRVVLAVDYGDAESDAHPGEQPPARVAPACVAGAENATTAQLLAAASRVRVDGSGGVTSVDGYPAAPARSGTALTPAPPPAGPPALLIAAGAAALALLAAGTAVATRRRRTKATPTR; this is translated from the coding sequence ATGCTGCGCGCGTATCGTGTTGTGGCAGGGGTCGCCCTCGGGGTGGCCGCCTTGCTCTCCCTCCCCTCCCCCGTCGCCGCCTCACCCCCTCCTGACGGCTCCGCGCGGGCGTGGGGCGTCTGGCTGAGCGACGGGACCGCGTGGCTGGCCGCCGGTCCCGGGGACTCGCCGCCGGACGGCTCGGTGGTCGGCTGGCGCTTCTCGGTGGCGCCGGACGGGGCCGCCGGGGAGCCTCCGGGCGGGGACCTGCCCTCGTTCGAGGCGGTGTGCGGCGGGGACCCGGCCGGCTCGGGCCACAAGCGGGTGGTGCTGGCCGTGGACTACGGCGACGCGGAATCGGACGCCCACCCGGGTGAACAGCCGCCCGCGCGGGTGGCGCCGGCGTGCGTGGCGGGCGCCGAGAACGCCACCACGGCCCAGCTCCTCGCCGCGGCCTCCCGGGTGCGGGTGGACGGCTCGGGCGGCGTCACGTCCGTGGACGGCTACCCGGCGGCCCCGGCGCGCAGCGGCACCGCCCTCACCCCCGCCCCGCCCCCCGCCGGTCCGCCGGCCCTGCTCATCGCGGCGGGCGCGGCCGCCCTGGCCCTGCTGGCGGCCGGCACCGCCGTCGCCACCCGCCGCCGCCGCACGAAGGCCACACCCACCCGCTGA